Proteins from a genomic interval of Chanodichthys erythropterus isolate Z2021 chromosome 6, ASM2448905v1, whole genome shotgun sequence:
- the ace2 gene encoding angiotensin-converting enzyme 2 isoform X2: protein MCARWLLLLAMASVVCSQTVEENAREFLKKFDEDASKLVYQYSLASWAYNTDISQENADKESEAYAIWSEYYNKMSEESNAYPIDQISDPEIKMQLQKLQDKGSGALSPDKATELRNIMAEMSTIYNTATVCKIDNPSDCQTLEPGLESIMANSIDYDERLHVWEGWRVATGMKMRPLYERYVDLKNEVAKLNNYEDHGDYWRGDYETIDDPEYTYSRDQVMEDARRIYQEILPLYKELHAYVRAKLQGLYPGHIASDACLPAHLLGDMWGRFWTNLYPLMIPYPEKPDIDVSSAMVAQGWDEIRLFKEAEKFFMSVNMSAMFDNFWTNSMFVKPEGRDVVCHPTAWDMGNREDFRIKMCTKVNMDDFLTVHHEMGHNQYQMAYRHHSYLLRDGANEGFHEAVGEIMSLSAATPSHLQSLGLLPSDFKEDHETEINFLLKQALTIVATLPFTYMLEEWRWQVFKETIPKDEWMLRWWQMKRELVGVAEAVPRDESYCDPPALFHVYGDYSFIRYFTRTIYQFQFQEALCEAAGHTGPLHKCDITNSTKAGNKLRHMLELGRSMSWTRALEDIAGTKKMDSQPLLHYFSTLMDWLKEENQKNNRVPGWNVYINPNSENAFKVRISLKSAMGDDAYTWNTNEMYLFKSTMGFAMRQYYLDVKGIEMNFMPENIHTYDETPRISFYFVVMDPTKPDTVIPKADVEAAIWLSRERINGAFLLSDETLEFVGLQATLAPPKEEKITVWLVVFGVVIGVTVLGGIYLITTGILNRKKKAKRAEETVNPYENSDGEVNKAFEQDIEQTGL from the exons ATGTGTGCTCGGTGGCTCCTGCTTTTGGCCATGGCCTCCGTGGTCTGCTCTCAGACTGTGGAGGAAAATGCCAGGGAATTCTTGAAGAAATTTGATGAGGACGCATCCAAACTTGTGTACCAGTATTCCCTTGCATCCTGGGCCTACAACACAGATATTTCCCAGGAAAATGCAGATAAAGAG TCTGAAGCATATGCAATCTGGAGCGAATACTACAATAAGATGTCTGAAGAGTCCAATGCCTACCCTATCGATCAGATCTCTGATCCAGAGATTAAAATGCAGCTCCAAAAGCTCCAAGACAAAGGATCAGGGGCACTTTCACCTGACAAGGCTACCGAA CTAAGGAATATCATGGCAGAGATGAGCACTATTTACAACACAGCAACTGTTTGCAAAATAGACAACCCCTCTGACTGTCAGACTTTGGAGCCAG GTCTAGAGAGCATCATGGCAAACAGCATAGACTACGACGAGCGTCTGCATGTGTGGGAGGGCTGGAGAGTGGCGACAGGGATGAAGATGAGACCCCTGTATGAGAGATATGTCGATCTGAAGAACGAAGTCGCCAAACTCAACA ATTACGAAGACCACGGAGATTACTGGAGGGGGGATTACGAAACCATCGATGACCCCGAATACACTTACTCCCGAGACCAAGTTATGGAAGACGCCAGACGCATTTACCAAGAG ATCTTGCCATTGTATAAAGAGCTTCATGCTTATGTGAGAGCAAAACTGCAAGGTCTCTATCCTGGTCACATCGCTTCCGACGCTTGCCTTCCAGCACATCTGCTTG GTGATATGTGGGGACGGTTTTGGACCAACCTGTATCCTCTCATGATCCCGTATCCAGAAAAGCCTGATATCGATGTTAGCTCTGCAATGGTGGCCCAG GGCTGGGATGAAATACGCCTGTTTAAAGAGGCAGAAAAATTCTTTATGTCTGTAAACATGTCTGCAATGTTTGACAACTTCTGGACAAACTCGATGTTCGTTAAACCTGAAGGAAGAGATGTGGTGTGCCATCCTACCGCATGGGACATGGGAAACAGAGAGGACTTCAG AATCAAAATGTGCACTAAAGTGAACATGGATGATTTCTTAACTGTTCACCATGAGATGGGACATAACCAGTACCAAATGGCTTACCGTCACCACTCATACCTGCTGAGAGATGGTGCTAACGAAGGTTTCCATGAGGCCGTGGGAGAGATCATGTCACTTTCTGCTGCCACTCCTTCTCACCTGCAGTCATTGGGCCTTCTGCCTTCTGATTTCAAGGAGGACCATG AGACAGAGATAAACTTCCTGTTGAAGCAGGCCCTCACCATCGTGGCCACTCTGCCCTTCACCTACATGCTGGAGGAATGGAGATGGCAAGTCTTCAAAGAGACCATCCCCAAAGATGAGTGGATGCTTCGCTGGTGGCAAATGAA GAGAGAACTTGTTGGAGTGGCTGAGGCTGTGCCCAGAGATGAGTCGTATTGTGACCCACCTGCACTTTTCCATGTATATGGGGATTATTCTTTTATCAG GTACTTTACTAGAACCATATATCAGTTCCAGTTTCAAGAGGCATTATGTGAGGCAGCTGGCCACACCGGTCCCCTTCACAAATGTGACATTACCAACTCAACCAAAGCTGGTAACAAACTCAG GCATATGCTCGAGTTAGGCCGATCCATGTCTTGGACTCGTGCTCTGGAAGATATTGCAGGAACCAAAAAGATGGATTCCCAGCCACTGCTACATTACTTCAGCACACTCATGGATTGGCTGAAGGAGGAGAACCAAAAGAACAACAGAGTGCCAGGCTGGAACGTCTATATTAATCCaa ATTCAGAAAATGCCTTCAAAGTCAGAATAAGCCTAAAATCTGCCATGGGAGATGATGCT TACACCTGGAATACAAATGAAATGTATCTCTTTAAGTCCACTATGGGGTTTGCCATGCGCCAGTACTACTTGGATGTAAAGGGAATAGAAATGAATTTCAT GCCAGAGAACATCCACACATACGATGAAACTCCCAGAATCtccttttattttgttgtgatGGATCCTACCAAACCAGACACAGTTATTCCTAAGGCCGATGTAGAGGCGGCTATCTG GCTGTCGAGAGAACGTATCAATGGTGCATTTCTACTCAGTGATGAAACACTGGAATTTGTTGGGCTGCAGGCAACATTAGCTCCACCCAAAGAGGAAAAAATCACAGTTTGGCTGGTGGTGTTTGGAGTGGTAATTGGTGTAACTGTGTTAGGGGGGATCTACCTCATTACCACAGGGATATTAAACAGGAAGAA GAAAGCTAAGAGGGCTGAGGAGACTGTGAACCCATATGAGAATTCAGATGGAGAAGTGAACAAAGCCTTTGAACAAGACATTGAACAAACTGGACTGTAA
- the ace2 gene encoding angiotensin-converting enzyme 2 isoform X1: MCARWLLLLAMASVVCSQTVEENAREFLKKFDEDASKLVYQYSLASWAYNTDISQENADKESEAYAIWSEYYNKMSEESNAYPIDQISDPEIKMQLQKLQDKGSGALSPDKATELRNIMAEMSTIYNTATVCKIDNPSDCQTLEPGLESIMANSIDYDERLHVWEGWRVATGMKMRPLYERYVDLKNEVAKLNNYEDHGDYWRGDYETIDDPEYTYSRDQVMEDARRIYQEILPLYKELHAYVRAKLQGLYPGHIASDACLPAHLLGDMWGRFWTNLYPLMIPYPEKPDIDVSSAMVAQGWDEIRLFKEAEKFFMSVNMSAMFDNFWTNSMFVKPEGRDVVCHPTAWDMGNREDFRIKMCTKVNMDDFLTVHHEMGHNQYQMAYRHHSYLLRDGANEGFHEAVGEIMSLSAATPSHLQSLGLLPSDFKEDHETEINFLLKQALTIVATLPFTYMLEEWRWQVFKETIPKDEWMLRWWQMKRELVGVAEAVPRDESYCDPPALFHVYGDYSFIRYFTRTIYQFQFQEALCEAAGHTGPLHKCDITNSTKAGNKLRHMLELGRSMSWTRALEDIAGTKKMDSQPLLHYFSTLMDWLKEENQKNNRVPGWNVYINPTSYINNADSENAFKVRISLKSAMGDDAYTWNTNEMYLFKSTMGFAMRQYYLDVKGIEMNFMPENIHTYDETPRISFYFVVMDPTKPDTVIPKADVEAAIWLSRERINGAFLLSDETLEFVGLQATLAPPKEEKITVWLVVFGVVIGVTVLGGIYLITTGILNRKKKAKRAEETVNPYENSDGEVNKAFEQDIEQTGL; the protein is encoded by the exons ATGTGTGCTCGGTGGCTCCTGCTTTTGGCCATGGCCTCCGTGGTCTGCTCTCAGACTGTGGAGGAAAATGCCAGGGAATTCTTGAAGAAATTTGATGAGGACGCATCCAAACTTGTGTACCAGTATTCCCTTGCATCCTGGGCCTACAACACAGATATTTCCCAGGAAAATGCAGATAAAGAG TCTGAAGCATATGCAATCTGGAGCGAATACTACAATAAGATGTCTGAAGAGTCCAATGCCTACCCTATCGATCAGATCTCTGATCCAGAGATTAAAATGCAGCTCCAAAAGCTCCAAGACAAAGGATCAGGGGCACTTTCACCTGACAAGGCTACCGAA CTAAGGAATATCATGGCAGAGATGAGCACTATTTACAACACAGCAACTGTTTGCAAAATAGACAACCCCTCTGACTGTCAGACTTTGGAGCCAG GTCTAGAGAGCATCATGGCAAACAGCATAGACTACGACGAGCGTCTGCATGTGTGGGAGGGCTGGAGAGTGGCGACAGGGATGAAGATGAGACCCCTGTATGAGAGATATGTCGATCTGAAGAACGAAGTCGCCAAACTCAACA ATTACGAAGACCACGGAGATTACTGGAGGGGGGATTACGAAACCATCGATGACCCCGAATACACTTACTCCCGAGACCAAGTTATGGAAGACGCCAGACGCATTTACCAAGAG ATCTTGCCATTGTATAAAGAGCTTCATGCTTATGTGAGAGCAAAACTGCAAGGTCTCTATCCTGGTCACATCGCTTCCGACGCTTGCCTTCCAGCACATCTGCTTG GTGATATGTGGGGACGGTTTTGGACCAACCTGTATCCTCTCATGATCCCGTATCCAGAAAAGCCTGATATCGATGTTAGCTCTGCAATGGTGGCCCAG GGCTGGGATGAAATACGCCTGTTTAAAGAGGCAGAAAAATTCTTTATGTCTGTAAACATGTCTGCAATGTTTGACAACTTCTGGACAAACTCGATGTTCGTTAAACCTGAAGGAAGAGATGTGGTGTGCCATCCTACCGCATGGGACATGGGAAACAGAGAGGACTTCAG AATCAAAATGTGCACTAAAGTGAACATGGATGATTTCTTAACTGTTCACCATGAGATGGGACATAACCAGTACCAAATGGCTTACCGTCACCACTCATACCTGCTGAGAGATGGTGCTAACGAAGGTTTCCATGAGGCCGTGGGAGAGATCATGTCACTTTCTGCTGCCACTCCTTCTCACCTGCAGTCATTGGGCCTTCTGCCTTCTGATTTCAAGGAGGACCATG AGACAGAGATAAACTTCCTGTTGAAGCAGGCCCTCACCATCGTGGCCACTCTGCCCTTCACCTACATGCTGGAGGAATGGAGATGGCAAGTCTTCAAAGAGACCATCCCCAAAGATGAGTGGATGCTTCGCTGGTGGCAAATGAA GAGAGAACTTGTTGGAGTGGCTGAGGCTGTGCCCAGAGATGAGTCGTATTGTGACCCACCTGCACTTTTCCATGTATATGGGGATTATTCTTTTATCAG GTACTTTACTAGAACCATATATCAGTTCCAGTTTCAAGAGGCATTATGTGAGGCAGCTGGCCACACCGGTCCCCTTCACAAATGTGACATTACCAACTCAACCAAAGCTGGTAACAAACTCAG GCATATGCTCGAGTTAGGCCGATCCATGTCTTGGACTCGTGCTCTGGAAGATATTGCAGGAACCAAAAAGATGGATTCCCAGCCACTGCTACATTACTTCAGCACACTCATGGATTGGCTGAAGGAGGAGAACCAAAAGAACAACAGAGTGCCAGGCTGGAACGTCTATATTAATCCaa CTTCCTATATAAATAATGCAGATTCAGAAAATGCCTTCAAAGTCAGAATAAGCCTAAAATCTGCCATGGGAGATGATGCT TACACCTGGAATACAAATGAAATGTATCTCTTTAAGTCCACTATGGGGTTTGCCATGCGCCAGTACTACTTGGATGTAAAGGGAATAGAAATGAATTTCAT GCCAGAGAACATCCACACATACGATGAAACTCCCAGAATCtccttttattttgttgtgatGGATCCTACCAAACCAGACACAGTTATTCCTAAGGCCGATGTAGAGGCGGCTATCTG GCTGTCGAGAGAACGTATCAATGGTGCATTTCTACTCAGTGATGAAACACTGGAATTTGTTGGGCTGCAGGCAACATTAGCTCCACCCAAAGAGGAAAAAATCACAGTTTGGCTGGTGGTGTTTGGAGTGGTAATTGGTGTAACTGTGTTAGGGGGGATCTACCTCATTACCACAGGGATATTAAACAGGAAGAA GAAAGCTAAGAGGGCTGAGGAGACTGTGAACCCATATGAGAATTCAGATGGAGAAGTGAACAAAGCCTTTGAACAAGACATTGAACAAACTGGACTGTAA
- the si:ch73-226l13.2 gene encoding uncharacterized protein si:ch73-226l13.2, protein MISSTKIDTVHQPSSRKKEEHESVDTSVKERKMIVRFSLTMLIEEDFEMNGHHELSHPQPELEDEDICNEIVVMPEQADLAFISAQIGRLIKEHDNLFLKSHQKCKYITSERHQIYLADTMSAKITIFQCMATKDTGSGVPVVLNFTGTDNFFCCNNEGEETILKVTRYDKTKLHIPGDDQEKLAHVFYMSQTPDGLRHFESALHRGWFIHTVDGNAVKMQRGKLTSSDCFVLIETDATKTIQY, encoded by the exons ATGATAAGTAGCACAAAAATTGAT ACTGTACATCAGCCGAGctcaagaaaaaaagaagaacatGAATCTGTGGACACCAGTGTCAAGGAAAGGAAGATGATAGTGAGATTCAGCCTGACAATGTTAATTGAGGAAGATTTTGAGATGAATGGGCACCATGAACTGTCACATCCACAACCAGAGTTGGAAGATGAGGACATTTGTAATGAAATTGTGGTCATGCCTGAGCAGGCTGATCTTGCCTTTA TTTCTGCACAAATTGGGAGACTGATTAAAGAACATGACAATTTGTTCTTGAAGTCACACCAAAAATGCAAGTATATCACATCTGAACGGCATCAGATATATTTGGCAGACACTATGTCAG CAAAAATCACCATCTTCCAATGCATGGCCACCAAAGACACAGGATCAGGTGTTCCTGTTGTGCTGAACTTCACTGGCACTGATAACTTCTTCTGCTGCAACAATGAAGGAGAAGAAACGATTTTAAAAGTTACA AGGTATGACAAAACAAAGCTACACATCCCTGGAGATGATCAAGAAAAATTAGCCCATGTTTTCTACATGTCTCAAACCCCAGATGGTCTCCGGCATTTTGAGTCAGCGCTCCACAGAGGATGGTTCATTCACACTGTTGATGGTAATGCTGTGAAAATGCAACGAGGCAAACTTACATCCAGCGACTGCTTTGTCTTAATTGAGACTGATGCCACAAAAACCattcaatattaa